In Deferribacteraceae bacterium V6Fe1, one genomic interval encodes:
- a CDS encoding insulinase family protein, with protein sequence MEVALTAAVKETTLKNGVDFVYKYIPNVKVTSVQVWMKTGSVNETQDINGISHFLEHLVFKGTSKFKPDEIDLVVESNGGQMNAATSKDYTFYYITIPTYNSKVAFEVLSEMVFNATFIKDEIDKERPVVIQEIKRKYDNPTFDMWKYISDTLYSDTPYSMEIIGTEDNIRNFSRKQIVDYYNKYYHPKNMTLVVVGDIPYEEAKALAGQYFEKFREVSPGKGYSFDQTIKLNKDEFKLFKKDLTQTYAAIVYPAFPITDKRTYALDVLTEILSSGENSILKSKLKNELNLVTSIYAGSMGQKFVGSFVIYFTADDDNFNKVIVETDKILKNIMDGDINNDMLVRAKNRLKSQMVFQREKTSSEANDIGYSFTLDIKDYYFNYTDKINSVTIDDLKNVAKEIFNNHRMIVATSKSELKL encoded by the coding sequence ATGGAGGTCGCATTGACTGCTGCTGTTAAAGAAACAACCTTAAAAAACGGTGTAGACTTTGTATACAAGTATATTCCCAATGTTAAGGTTACTTCCGTTCAGGTTTGGATGAAAACAGGCTCTGTTAACGAGACCCAGGACATAAACGGAATTTCTCACTTTTTGGAGCATCTTGTTTTTAAAGGGACTTCAAAGTTCAAGCCTGATGAAATAGATTTAGTAGTAGAATCAAACGGCGGCCAAATGAATGCAGCTACAAGCAAAGATTACACTTTTTACTACATCACAATACCAACTTACAATTCAAAGGTTGCATTTGAAGTCCTAAGTGAAATGGTCTTCAATGCAACCTTTATTAAAGATGAAATAGACAAGGAAAGACCTGTGGTTATACAGGAAATCAAAAGAAAATATGATAACCCGACATTCGATATGTGGAAATATATTTCTGATACTCTTTATTCAGACACCCCCTACTCCATGGAAATTATCGGCACTGAGGATAATATAAGAAATTTTTCAAGAAAGCAGATAGTTGACTACTACAATAAATATTATCACCCTAAAAATATGACTTTGGTAGTTGTAGGTGACATTCCATATGAAGAAGCTAAAGCACTTGCCGGTCAATATTTTGAAAAATTTAGAGAGGTAAGCCCCGGAAAAGGTTACTCTTTTGACCAAACAATAAAGCTTAACAAAGACGAGTTTAAACTTTTCAAGAAAGATTTAACCCAAACCTATGCTGCAATTGTATATCCTGCTTTTCCTATTACAGACAAACGAACTTATGCACTTGACGTATTGACTGAAATTTTAAGCAGTGGAGAAAATTCAATTTTAAAATCCAAGTTGAAAAATGAGCTCAATTTAGTAACTTCTATTTATGCAGGCTCAATGGGACAAAAATTTGTGGGAAGCTTTGTAATCTATTTTACTGCCGATGATGATAATTTTAATAAAGTTATCGTTGAAACTGATAAAATACTAAAAAACATAATGGACGGAGATATAAACAACGATATGCTTGTAAGAGCCAAAAACAGACTAAAAAGTCAAATGGTTTTTCAAAGAGAAAAAACATCGTCTGAGGCAAATGACATAGGATACTCATTTACACTTGATATCAAAGACTACTACTTCAACTACACTGATAAAATTAACTCAGTAACGATAGACGATTTGAAAAATGTTGCCAAAGAAATTTTTAATAATCACAGAATGATTGTTGCCACATCCAAATCAGAATTAAAGCTATAA
- a CDS encoding LPP20 family lipoprotein, producing MFLRILFVIICALLIISGCSYTKPYIKQNTVSHQQAEADKAFNELDQETGEPQIKEPIFEKDVDKPVLDKPSIIEEKKAPSNVKDKKQSNDTKFPLKDGRPVWFYDANYDGYFGAIGIARKSSVRGGYAAQKRLAKTLAQAELAKQLKVFVSTELKIERTRILSKLSDTYTSKLSSLSVHKSEEILQNAVILDEWVDPNNGDLYVWLVIEK from the coding sequence ATGTTTTTAAGAATATTATTTGTAATTATTTGTGCTTTGCTAATTATCTCCGGCTGTTCTTACACAAAGCCTTATATTAAACAAAATACTGTTTCACACCAGCAAGCTGAGGCTGATAAAGCCTTTAATGAGCTGGATCAGGAAACGGGGGAGCCTCAAATCAAAGAGCCTATATTTGAAAAAGATGTGGATAAACCTGTTTTAGACAAGCCTTCTATAATAGAAGAGAAAAAAGCTCCTTCTAATGTAAAGGACAAAAAGCAATCAAATGATACAAAATTCCCTTTAAAAGATGGACGACCTGTATGGTTTTATGATGCAAATTATGACGGATATTTCGGGGCGATCGGTATTGCAAGAAAATCATCTGTAAGGGGTGGATATGCTGCTCAGAAAAGGCTTGCTAAAACGTTAGCTCAAGCCGAGCTTGCCAAACAGTTGAAAGTTTTCGTCAGTACAGAACTTAAAATAGAAAGGACAAGGATACTTTCCAAACTAAGCGACACGTATACAAGTAAATTAAGCTCACTCTCCGTTCACAAGTCTGAAGAGATATTGCAAAATGCTGTTATTCTTGACGAATGGGTTGACCCTAATAATGGAGATTTGTATGTGTGGTTGGTGATAGAGAAGTAA
- the elbB gene encoding isoprenoid biosynthesis glyoxalase ElbB — protein sequence MGKKIGVVLSGCGVFDGSEIHEAVLTLLYLDKKSADIVMMAPNIEQMHVVNHLTGEVSKGEKRNVLVESARIARGNIKDIKEVSVNDIDALVFPGGFGAAKNLSTFAVDGPDCKIDKDVKRLVKEVIQAKKPLVAICIAPVLVAKALEGTDIKSSITIGTDEGVAGAIESLGATHVSCPVKEAVVDKENKIVTTPAYMLGQSISEVAAGIEKTIDKLFELF from the coding sequence ATGGGTAAAAAAATTGGTGTTGTTTTAAGTGGTTGTGGAGTATTTGACGGAAGTGAGATTCATGAAGCCGTTTTGACACTTTTGTATCTTGATAAAAAAAGTGCTGATATAGTAATGATGGCGCCAAACATTGAACAGATGCATGTTGTAAATCATCTTACAGGTGAGGTAAGTAAAGGTGAAAAAAGAAATGTATTGGTTGAGTCAGCAAGGATTGCAAGAGGCAATATAAAGGATATCAAAGAGGTATCCGTGAATGATATCGATGCGCTTGTTTTCCCTGGCGGATTTGGTGCCGCTAAAAACCTTTCCACTTTTGCGGTAGATGGTCCTGACTGCAAAATAGATAAAGATGTAAAGAGATTGGTCAAAGAAGTGATACAGGCTAAAAAGCCTCTTGTGGCTATCTGCATAGCCCCTGTGTTGGTAGCAAAGGCACTTGAAGGGACTGATATCAAGTCATCAATTACAATAGGTACTGACGAAGGTGTTGCCGGCGCAATAGAATCACTTGGAGCTACACATGTATCATGTCCGGTAAAAGAAGCTGTAGTGGATAAAGAAAATAAGATTGTAACTACACCTGCATATATGCTTGGACAAAGTATTTCAGAAGTGGCTGCTGGGATTGAAAAAACTATAGATAAACTTTTTGAGCTTTTTTAA
- a CDS encoding adenylate/guanylate cyclase domain-containing protein translates to MKRVLIYKISAILLIAFIGLFFYHQRYSFLEKISLGVNDYKYKIKSYFAPSEINKDIVIVAVDEKSINKLGRWPWDRKKIAELFSKLKPAATVGLDIVFSEPSNKTDDNLLADVIMENGNIIGGVFFRSEATETANESLLDVLSDSAIFRVKLIDKTIGIKEFKYIEPNIPEITESLAASAFFTIEPDLDGLYRNYPFFYLHKGLIFPSLGMQMLRFYLNTDIEATFDRNGLKKFVLGNLKYENANTLRLNFYNKINYISAYDILNGAVKDNDLKNKIVIVGVTETGIFDLRPTPIDTVTPGVSLHATFISNFIDNNLIYEKPILNRISILLSCLFVFLVSFIRKILFRVASYTILFFILYSTSAYLFIHNHLWLNDFYFTFTFALSAVSIELILFILTDMKAIGIKKAFSSYVSPDVVEIMTENPDKLKLGGETREITIIFTDIRGFTTLSEGLKSEEVVYMLNQLNSPLTHAILKHKGLLDKYIGDAIMAIFNAPVNVSNHADMACKASLEMIDIVRKVNEKFKSEGLPSVDIGIGINTGMATVGNIGSDVRFDYTAIGDPVNLASRLEGLNKIYKTHIIISEFVVEKLLDSYCFRLLDKVIVKGKETPVTIYQLLENNALNYELSDLFNNAMTLYFSKQFYDALIKFDYIYNKFNDPTSAVFIERCKGYMSNPPEENWNGAYTAKTK, encoded by the coding sequence ATGAAAAGGGTATTGATATACAAAATATCGGCAATCTTGCTTATAGCATTTATTGGTTTATTTTTTTACCATCAAAGATATAGCTTTTTAGAAAAAATATCACTTGGCGTAAATGATTATAAATACAAGATAAAGTCCTATTTTGCCCCTTCTGAGATAAATAAAGACATAGTTATTGTGGCGGTTGATGAAAAAAGTATTAATAAATTGGGAAGATGGCCTTGGGACAGAAAAAAGATAGCCGAACTATTTTCAAAGCTAAAACCTGCTGCTACTGTTGGCTTAGATATTGTATTTTCTGAACCATCAAATAAAACAGATGATAATCTCTTAGCAGATGTAATTATGGAAAATGGAAATATAATTGGTGGAGTATTTTTTAGGAGTGAGGCAACAGAAACTGCAAACGAATCTTTGCTTGATGTGCTTTCTGACTCCGCAATTTTCAGAGTAAAACTTATAGATAAAACTATTGGCATAAAAGAATTTAAATATATCGAGCCAAATATCCCTGAAATAACCGAAAGTTTGGCTGCCTCAGCTTTTTTTACTATAGAGCCTGACCTTGACGGACTTTATAGAAATTACCCTTTTTTCTATCTGCATAAAGGATTAATTTTTCCATCACTCGGTATGCAAATGCTCAGATTTTACTTAAATACAGACATTGAGGCCACCTTTGACAGAAACGGTTTGAAAAAGTTTGTGCTTGGAAATCTAAAGTATGAAAATGCCAACACTCTAAGACTTAATTTCTATAACAAAATAAACTATATTTCAGCTTATGACATTTTAAATGGTGCAGTTAAAGATAATGACTTAAAAAACAAAATTGTAATTGTGGGTGTAACTGAAACAGGAATATTTGATTTACGGCCTACCCCAATAGATACTGTCACACCTGGAGTATCGCTTCATGCAACTTTTATTTCTAACTTTATCGATAATAATCTAATATATGAAAAACCCATCCTTAATCGAATATCGATTTTACTTAGCTGCTTATTTGTTTTTCTTGTAAGTTTTATACGAAAAATTCTATTCAGAGTTGCATCATACACTATTCTCTTTTTTATACTTTATTCGACCAGCGCATACCTTTTCATACATAACCACTTGTGGTTAAACGATTTTTACTTTACTTTTACATTTGCTTTAAGTGCTGTATCAATCGAATTAATCCTTTTTATACTTACCGACATGAAAGCAATTGGCATAAAAAAAGCCTTTTCATCATACGTGTCACCGGATGTAGTTGAAATAATGACAGAAAACCCTGACAAATTAAAACTTGGGGGAGAAACAAGAGAAATCACTATTATTTTTACCGATATAAGAGGATTTACTACACTTTCGGAAGGCTTAAAATCTGAGGAAGTTGTCTACATGCTAAATCAGCTTAATTCTCCGCTTACTCATGCTATTTTAAAGCACAAAGGTTTGCTTGATAAATATATAGGTGATGCAATTATGGCAATTTTCAATGCACCCGTGAATGTTTCTAATCATGCTGACATGGCTTGTAAGGCTTCTCTTGAAATGATAGACATTGTCAGAAAAGTTAATGAAAAATTCAAATCTGAGGGGTTGCCATCGGTAGATATCGGGATAGGTATTAATACGGGAATGGCTACCGTTGGAAATATCGGAAGCGATGTTAGATTTGACTACACAGCAATTGGTGATCCTGTAAATCTTGCATCTCGACTTGAAGGTCTTAATAAAATATATAAGACACATATTATTATAAGTGAATTTGTTGTAGAAAAACTTCTGGATAGTTACTGCTTCAGATTGCTTGATAAAGTGATTGTAAAAGGGAAAGAAACACCTGTCACAATATATCAGCTTCTGGAAAATAATGCTTTAAATTATGAGTTAAGCGACCTGTTTAATAATGCCATGACACTTTACTTCTCAAAGCAGTTTTATGATGCTTTGATAAAATTTGACTATATTTACAATAAATTTAATGACCCAACATCTGCAGTTTTCATAGAAAGATGTAAGGGCTATATGTCAAATCCTCCGGAAGAAAACTGGAACGGTGCTTATACCGCAAAAACAAAATAG
- a CDS encoding FecR domain-containing protein, producing the protein MRKLTLFFALFLFAGNIFAAGLSDNKSCVGEVTEYKGILKLFKENDFRGLIVSDNNTKLFSGYALRTGRKSEAKIVLIDNTGIILTEKSSLTFPQYNKIIADNGTVLFKVTKRDEVQGFTVQTKTATIGVKGTQFAVAVDNESVKVFCKEGSVGLKSIKGEFKRYVKKELDEYNQFLKDQFQDYTQYKKELKEEFVKFVKEFDMKPNMAVVISDSNEVKNIDFPENINELFEELNKF; encoded by the coding sequence ATGAGAAAGTTGACATTGTTTTTTGCTCTTTTCTTATTTGCAGGAAATATTTTTGCAGCCGGACTATCAGACAATAAATCGTGCGTTGGCGAAGTTACCGAATATAAAGGGATTTTGAAACTATTTAAAGAGAATGATTTTAGAGGGTTAATTGTAAGTGATAATAACACCAAGCTATTTAGTGGTTATGCCCTTAGAACTGGAAGAAAATCCGAGGCAAAAATTGTGTTAATAGACAATACAGGTATAATTTTGACAGAAAAGTCATCATTGACATTCCCACAATACAATAAAATTATTGCGGATAACGGTACTGTTTTATTTAAAGTAACAAAAAGGGATGAAGTGCAAGGCTTTACTGTTCAGACTAAAACTGCAACCATAGGTGTTAAAGGGACTCAATTTGCTGTAGCTGTAGATAATGAGAGTGTAAAAGTGTTTTGTAAAGAAGGGAGTGTAGGGCTAAAATCGATTAAAGGGGAATTTAAACGGTATGTTAAAAAGGAGCTTGATGAATATAATCAGTTTTTAAAAGATCAATTCCAGGATTATACTCAGTATAAAAAAGAGTTAAAAGAAGAGTTTGTTAAATTTGTTAAAGAGTTTGATATGAAGCCTAATATGGCCGTTGTGATATCTGATTCCAATGAGGTCAAAAACATAGATTTTCCGGAAAACATTAATGAGCTTTTTGAAGAGCTAAATAAGTTTTAA
- the priA gene encoding primosomal protein N', with translation MKFYDVLLPIPKSYILTYKSEKILDKGLRVVVPLGRRNATGIVYKQSEKSEFEYEIKEIKEILDNKPFFKANDIIFLEKLSAYYGYSLGNVFAGIISKKILEISSTEYNQDISSHSKLAKLNIEQQKIYEEIIKNDKFNCSLIHGVAGSGKTEIYIEVIKHFIQKNKQVLFIVPEISLTPQLIQRVSDRLGIIVESYHSKLTQKQREKVIVGFRDGHIPIIIGARSSLFIPSNDLGLIIIDEEHENSFKQEEAPCYNLRDAAVLKAKVFNIPIILGSATPSLESYYNAKIGKYRYFKLTNKFHGGSDSSLKIIDLKEEDKLSGFLSLTLYDAIHKRIQNNEQTILFLNRKGYSSQLICQSCGETLFCQNCAVTMTYYKSDETARCHYCGEKLKYLQCKCGSNNFMDFGVGTEKAYLILENLFPGEVVKLDADTITSQKRLNAVLKDFEKNKFKILLGTQLIAKGLNFPNVTLVGILNIDNIFSLPDFRNNERAYQLLTQVAGRAGRFEKKGEVIIQTFNPELPVFGLVNDEKFYEYELNNREMFSYPPYFKVVRFVFSHIKEHIAKESCKKIEYFTKGLNLDLKILPAVPAPIYKIKNRYRFHLVIKSKNHNDIRKTVRLVKNEVDKLKLSTLNFKIDVDPYFFL, from the coding sequence ATGAAATTTTATGATGTATTGCTACCAATACCAAAAAGTTACATTTTAACCTATAAAAGTGAAAAAATACTTGATAAAGGGCTACGTGTAGTAGTCCCTTTAGGAAGAAGAAATGCTACCGGCATTGTTTACAAACAATCTGAAAAAAGTGAATTTGAATATGAAATTAAAGAGATTAAAGAGATTCTTGACAATAAACCATTTTTCAAAGCAAATGATATTATTTTTTTAGAAAAATTATCAGCATATTATGGGTATTCGCTGGGAAATGTCTTTGCAGGAATCATCTCAAAAAAAATTTTAGAAATCTCCAGCACAGAGTATAATCAGGATATATCATCGCACTCAAAACTAGCCAAATTAAATATTGAACAACAAAAAATATACGAAGAAATTATAAAAAACGACAAATTTAACTGTTCTTTGATACACGGAGTGGCCGGCAGCGGTAAAACAGAAATTTATATTGAAGTAATCAAACATTTTATACAAAAAAATAAACAAGTATTATTTATTGTGCCTGAGATATCTTTGACCCCACAACTCATACAAAGGGTATCTGACAGATTAGGGATAATTGTCGAAAGTTATCATAGTAAGCTGACTCAAAAACAAAGGGAAAAAGTAATAGTAGGCTTCAGAGATGGTCACATCCCAATTATAATAGGTGCGAGAAGCAGCCTGTTTATTCCATCAAACGACTTGGGACTTATTATCATTGATGAAGAGCACGAAAACAGCTTTAAACAAGAGGAAGCTCCTTGTTACAATTTAAGAGATGCCGCCGTTTTAAAGGCAAAAGTTTTTAATATTCCCATAATCTTGGGCAGTGCTACCCCTTCTCTTGAATCATACTACAACGCTAAGATTGGTAAATATAGGTACTTTAAACTTACCAACAAGTTCCACGGTGGTAGCGATTCATCACTTAAGATTATTGATCTAAAAGAAGAAGACAAACTGTCAGGATTTTTATCTCTCACGTTGTATGATGCAATACACAAACGTATTCAAAACAATGAGCAAACCATCCTTTTTTTAAACAGAAAAGGGTATTCATCCCAACTCATATGTCAAAGCTGCGGAGAAACACTATTTTGTCAAAACTGTGCTGTAACAATGACCTACTATAAAAGTGATGAAACAGCCAGATGTCATTATTGCGGTGAAAAGTTAAAATACCTGCAATGTAAATGCGGAAGTAACAATTTTATGGATTTTGGAGTTGGGACTGAAAAAGCATATTTAATACTTGAAAACCTTTTTCCAGGAGAAGTGGTCAAACTTGATGCTGATACCATTACCTCTCAAAAAAGACTGAATGCAGTATTAAAGGATTTTGAAAAAAATAAATTTAAGATTCTATTAGGGACACAGCTTATAGCAAAAGGGTTAAATTTTCCAAATGTAACACTTGTTGGGATTTTAAATATTGACAATATATTTTCACTTCCTGATTTCAGAAATAACGAGAGGGCTTATCAACTACTTACTCAAGTAGCAGGTAGGGCTGGCCGATTTGAAAAAAAAGGGGAAGTGATAATACAGACTTTCAACCCTGAGTTACCGGTTTTTGGTCTCGTTAATGATGAAAAATTTTATGAATATGAACTAAACAATAGAGAAATGTTTTCATACCCGCCATATTTTAAAGTAGTTAGATTTGTTTTTTCTCACATAAAAGAGCATATTGCAAAAGAATCCTGCAAAAAAATAGAATATTTTACAAAGGGGTTAAACTTAGACTTAAAAATACTTCCGGCAGTGCCGGCACCAATATATAAAATCAAAAACAGATACAGATTTCATTTAGTAATCAAATCTAAAAATCATAACGACATAAGAAAAACGGTGAGACTCGTTAAAAACGAAGTGGATAAGCTTAAGCTATCTACACTAAACTTTAAAATTGATGTAGATCCTTATTTTTTCTTATAA